In the Nakamurella alba genome, one interval contains:
- a CDS encoding DUF6194 family protein codes for MDMDELIAEVRTFEGSLVVVPARGGEFPEIAWGDAFMYYAPDGVMPREQPYGTIIVKDYPDDDRSGLDYPTRWRVNIRVDDESFERLVGLPRRQLPDTWDVSATDTFFAHPVYGSLGWVCVISPDSTGGEVVDLLRLGHDKARRHARRGAGG; via the coding sequence ATGGACATGGACGAACTGATCGCCGAAGTCAGAACCTTCGAGGGTTCTCTGGTGGTGGTCCCCGCGAGAGGCGGAGAGTTTCCGGAGATCGCCTGGGGCGACGCCTTCATGTACTACGCGCCGGACGGCGTGATGCCGCGGGAGCAACCGTACGGGACGATCATCGTGAAGGACTATCCGGACGACGACCGCTCGGGTCTGGACTATCCGACGCGCTGGCGGGTGAACATCCGGGTCGACGATGAGAGCTTCGAACGGCTGGTGGGATTGCCGCGGCGGCAGCTGCCCGACACCTGGGACGTGTCCGCGACCGACACGTTCTTCGCCCATCCGGTGTACGGCTCGCTCGGGTGGGTCTGCGTGATCAGTCCCGACTCGACCGGCGGCGAAGTTGTCGACCTCCTGCGGCTCGGACACGACAAGGCGCGCCGCCATGCTCGTCGAGGTGCGGGTGGCTGA
- the rnpA gene encoding ribonuclease P protein component — MLPTAARLHTSGEFAAVVRSGRRAGTRRLVVHLLTTDRQMPARAGFVVSGKIGGSVVRHRITRRLRPIVRERLATLPPGTDLVIRALPAAADADSAALASDLGSGIASALRKAAR; from the coding sequence GTGCTCCCGACGGCCGCCCGCCTGCACACCTCCGGTGAATTCGCCGCTGTGGTGCGCTCCGGGCGCCGCGCCGGAACCCGCCGTCTCGTCGTCCATCTGCTGACCACCGATCGGCAGATGCCCGCGAGGGCGGGTTTCGTGGTGTCCGGGAAGATCGGCGGATCCGTGGTCCGGCACCGGATCACCCGCCGTCTGCGGCCGATCGTCCGCGAACGGCTGGCCACGCTGCCGCCGGGGACCGACCTGGTGATCCGGGCACTGCCCGCCGCTGCTGACGCCGATTCCGCTGCCCTGGCAAGTGATCTCGGGTCCGGCATCGCCTCGGCGCTGCGCAAGGCGGCCCGGTGA
- the yidC gene encoding membrane protein insertase YidC, producing MTFNFFSLDYIYYPVSGIMWVWHKVFGSFMGYDNSWAWVLSVVFLVFTLRLILFKPFLKQMDSQLKMQAVQPEMKRLREKYKDDRQRLAEEMMKLNKESGVNPLSSCLPALVQAPVFIGLFHVLRMFQPVPEAGSETGFGFRQNVYFFGASDVQSFGLAKIFGGAPLSSSMTMPADQLLHMAGDRGTIITVGIPLTILAGFATFLTSRRSVLRQREINPEAAATPQTAIMNKLMMFVFPVFVVVGGPFFPLAILFYWLANNSWTFGQLWVAHRMQDRKKAAQALIVEEAKEAAKFSKPTPGAKPKPGAKPVAGAKARPVVQPKSRTEQPADPPTGTSLTKQPATNPDPNDGGANTTAAGGGGSAGGGAANGTASNGAAGGSAAGAGASGGASRNGGGQRPGGRSPNRPSNNRKKKPGNRR from the coding sequence GTGACGTTCAACTTTTTCTCGCTGGACTACATCTACTACCCGGTCTCCGGGATCATGTGGGTCTGGCACAAGGTGTTCGGCTCCTTCATGGGGTACGACAACTCGTGGGCCTGGGTGCTCTCGGTCGTCTTCCTCGTCTTCACCCTCCGGCTGATCCTGTTCAAGCCGTTCCTCAAGCAGATGGACAGCCAGCTCAAGATGCAGGCCGTCCAGCCCGAGATGAAGCGGCTGCGCGAGAAGTACAAGGACGACCGGCAGCGTCTCGCCGAAGAGATGATGAAGCTCAACAAGGAGTCGGGCGTCAACCCGCTCTCGAGCTGCCTGCCCGCGCTGGTCCAGGCACCCGTCTTCATCGGTCTGTTCCACGTGCTGCGGATGTTCCAGCCGGTCCCGGAAGCGGGCTCGGAGACCGGATTCGGGTTCCGGCAGAACGTCTACTTCTTCGGCGCATCGGACGTGCAGTCGTTCGGGCTCGCGAAGATCTTCGGCGGGGCTCCGCTGTCGTCGTCGATGACGATGCCCGCGGACCAGCTGCTGCACATGGCCGGCGACCGCGGCACGATCATCACCGTCGGCATCCCGCTGACCATCCTGGCCGGCTTCGCCACCTTCCTGACCTCCCGCCGGTCCGTGCTGCGGCAGCGGGAGATCAACCCGGAGGCGGCCGCCACCCCCCAGACCGCGATCATGAACAAGCTGATGATGTTCGTGTTCCCGGTGTTCGTCGTCGTCGGTGGCCCCTTCTTCCCGCTGGCGATCCTCTTCTACTGGCTGGCCAACAACAGCTGGACCTTCGGGCAGCTGTGGGTCGCGCACCGGATGCAGGACCGCAAGAAGGCTGCCCAGGCGCTGATCGTCGAAGAGGCGAAAGAAGCCGCCAAGTTCTCCAAGCCGACCCCGGGTGCCAAGCCCAAGCCCGGTGCGAAGCCGGTGGCGGGGGCCAAGGCCCGGCCGGTGGTCCAGCCGAAGAGCCGGACCGAGCAGCCGGCCGATCCGCCGACCGGGACCTCGTTGACGAAACAGCCTGCGACGAATCCGGATCCGAACGACGGCGGCGCGAACACGACCGCCGCGGGCGGCGGAGGTTCCGCGGGCGGTGGCGCGGCGAACGGCACTGCGAGCAACGGCGCGGCGGGAGGTTCAGCGGCCGGCGCCGGTGCGTCCGGCGGTGCGAGCCGGAACGGCGGCGGCCAACGACCCGGCGGACGGTCGCCGAACAGGCCGTCGAACAACCGCAAGAAGAAGCCCGGCAACCGTCGCTGA
- the rsmG gene encoding 16S rRNA (guanine(527)-N(7))-methyltransferase RsmG — MTGGPAAGSDDLGASGRRDAVPAVPDHGPVEPAAAMAVPVEPEPEMTADVFGDGVDRARRYVELLATDGILHGLIGPRERARLWSRHVLNSAVAAPLLPADGTIVDIGSGAGLPGIPMAIARPDCRLVLVEPLERRCAFLVAAIAALGLENCEVVRGRAEQVAATHGGADAATSRAVAPLAKLAGWSVPFLRTGGELLALKGSSASEEIERDRAALLRLGLAELSVIPVGAGVVDPPTQVVRGVMGARPAAAGRSSRSSRRSGRSARG, encoded by the coding sequence GTGACAGGCGGTCCCGCCGCCGGCTCGGATGACCTCGGTGCGAGCGGGCGCCGAGATGCCGTGCCGGCCGTCCCGGATCACGGTCCGGTGGAGCCCGCCGCGGCGATGGCCGTGCCGGTGGAGCCGGAACCGGAGATGACCGCCGACGTGTTCGGCGACGGCGTCGACCGGGCACGCCGGTATGTCGAGCTGCTGGCGACCGACGGCATCCTGCACGGGCTGATCGGCCCGCGGGAGCGGGCCCGGCTGTGGAGCCGGCACGTGCTGAACTCCGCGGTCGCCGCTCCCCTGCTCCCGGCCGACGGCACCATCGTCGACATCGGCAGCGGCGCCGGTCTCCCCGGCATTCCGATGGCCATCGCCCGACCCGACTGCCGGCTGGTGCTGGTCGAACCACTGGAGCGACGCTGCGCGTTCCTGGTGGCGGCGATCGCGGCCCTTGGACTCGAGAACTGTGAGGTCGTCCGGGGACGGGCGGAGCAGGTGGCTGCCACCCACGGGGGTGCCGACGCAGCGACCTCCCGCGCGGTGGCACCGCTGGCCAAGCTGGCCGGCTGGTCCGTCCCGTTCCTCCGGACCGGCGGCGAGTTATTGGCACTCAAGGGTTCCAGCGCGTCGGAGGAGATCGAGCGTGATCGCGCCGCGCTCCTCCGGCTCGGGCTCGCCGAACTGTCGGTGATCCCTGTCGGTGCGGGCGTGGTGGATCCACCCACCCAGGTGGTTCGCGGGGTGATGGGCGCTCGACCCGCTGCTGCGGGGCGGTCCTCGCGATCCTCTCGCCGCTCCGGTCGGTCCGCGCGCGGCTGA
- the dnaA gene encoding chromosomal replication initiator protein DnaA gives MADEVQELVHLWRGVVADLSADLSPQQRAWLSITELAALFGNTALLAAPSSYARESIERTLRQPISAALAARIGHTVSVAVTVTEPTAAATAESHPVDGGSNGRPTIGSSGQAATYPAEVGPAVGPIHPLPEVARPGSGFVPVQAGPPSDLPAGPTHSAFTAGMPEPTSLAGQMIQDGDEADEDDEDDEAARLATVSEIWPAAALRRDTPPATPSQTRLNEKYHFETFVIGSSNRFAHAAAVAVAEAPAQAYNPLFIWGDSGLGKTHLLHGIGHYAQRLFPGIKVRYVSSEEFTNDFINSLRDDRKVAFQRRYRDVDVLLVDDIQFLEGKEGTQEEFFHTFNTLYNANKQIVITSDRAPKRLETLEDRLRTRFEWGLTTDIQPPELETRIAILRKKAALDHLDVSDDVMEFIASRIERNIRELEGALIRVTAFASLNRQPVDLSLAQVVLRDLIRDAAATDIDAATIMAVTSEFFEVSMDELCGPMKTRGVVTARQIAMYLCRELTDLTLPKIGQTFGGRDHTTVMHAAKKIRGEMTNKQQTYDQVQELTSRIRDRARR, from the coding sequence GTGGCCGATGAAGTCCAGGAGCTGGTGCACCTCTGGCGCGGGGTCGTCGCCGACCTGTCCGCGGACCTGTCCCCGCAGCAGCGCGCATGGCTCTCGATCACCGAGCTCGCTGCCCTGTTCGGCAACACCGCCCTGCTCGCCGCTCCGTCCTCCTACGCCCGCGAATCGATCGAGCGCACGCTCCGGCAGCCCATCTCGGCGGCCCTCGCCGCCCGGATCGGCCACACCGTCTCCGTCGCGGTGACCGTGACCGAGCCGACCGCGGCGGCGACCGCCGAGTCCCACCCCGTCGACGGCGGTTCGAACGGCCGCCCGACGATCGGCAGCTCCGGCCAGGCCGCAACCTACCCGGCCGAGGTCGGCCCGGCGGTCGGCCCGATCCACCCCCTGCCGGAGGTGGCCCGACCCGGATCCGGCTTCGTCCCCGTGCAGGCCGGACCTCCCTCGGATCTGCCCGCGGGCCCGACCCACAGCGCCTTCACCGCCGGGATGCCCGAGCCGACATCCCTTGCGGGGCAGATGATCCAGGACGGCGACGAAGCGGACGAGGACGACGAGGACGACGAGGCCGCGCGTCTGGCGACGGTCTCGGAGATCTGGCCGGCAGCGGCCTTGCGCCGGGACACCCCGCCGGCCACCCCCTCCCAGACCCGGCTGAACGAGAAGTACCACTTCGAGACGTTCGTCATCGGCTCGTCCAACCGGTTCGCGCACGCCGCTGCGGTCGCGGTCGCCGAAGCACCGGCCCAGGCGTACAACCCGCTGTTCATCTGGGGCGACTCCGGGCTGGGGAAGACCCACCTGCTGCACGGGATCGGGCACTACGCCCAGCGGCTCTTCCCGGGGATCAAGGTGCGGTACGTCTCCAGCGAGGAGTTCACCAACGACTTCATCAACTCGCTCCGGGACGACCGCAAGGTCGCGTTCCAGCGCAGGTACCGCGATGTCGACGTCCTGCTGGTCGACGACATCCAGTTCCTCGAGGGCAAGGAGGGCACCCAGGAGGAGTTCTTCCACACCTTCAACACCCTCTACAACGCCAACAAGCAGATCGTCATCACCTCCGACCGCGCACCGAAGCGGCTGGAGACCCTGGAGGACCGGCTGCGCACCCGGTTCGAGTGGGGCCTGACCACCGACATCCAGCCACCTGAGCTGGAGACCCGGATCGCGATCCTGCGGAAGAAGGCCGCGCTCGACCACCTCGACGTCAGCGACGACGTCATGGAGTTCATCGCGTCCCGGATCGAGCGGAACATCCGCGAGCTCGAGGGTGCGCTGATCCGGGTCACCGCGTTCGCCTCGCTCAACCGCCAGCCGGTCGACCTCTCGCTGGCCCAGGTGGTGCTGCGCGACCTCATCCGGGACGCCGCGGCCACCGACATCGATGCCGCCACGATCATGGCCGTGACCAGCGAGTTCTTCGAGGTGTCGATGGACGAGCTGTGCGGGCCGATGAAGACCCGCGGGGTGGTGACGGCGCGGCAGATCGCCATGTACCTGTGCCGCGAGCTCACCGACCTGACCCTGCCCAAGATCGGCCAGACCTTCGGCGGCCGTGACCACACCACCGTCATGCACGCGGCGAAGAAGATCCGCGGCGAGATGACCAACAAGCAGCAGACCTACGACCAGGTGCAGGAACTGACCTCCCGCATCAGGGACCGCGCCCGCCGCTGA
- a CDS encoding Jag family protein, whose translation MTDTSTDILTDGTDAVEDVPSTPSRGRGHAGDLVAEGDAAGDYLERLLDILDYDGDIDLDVEGERAVVSIIGDGDIDKLVGERGEVLDALQELTRLAATAETGQRSRLMLDIAGYRAKRREELTALGLRSAQEALDDGAPVKLPAMNPFERKIVHDAVATVEGVESSSEGEEPRRRVVVSPAS comes from the coding sequence ATGACCGACACCAGCACCGACATCCTCACCGACGGCACCGATGCCGTCGAAGATGTGCCCAGCACCCCGTCCCGCGGCCGCGGCCATGCCGGCGACCTCGTCGCCGAGGGCGACGCCGCCGGCGACTACCTCGAGCGACTGCTCGACATCCTCGACTACGACGGTGACATCGACCTGGACGTCGAGGGCGAGCGCGCCGTCGTCTCGATCATCGGCGACGGTGACATCGACAAGCTGGTCGGTGAGCGCGGCGAGGTCCTCGATGCGCTGCAGGAGCTGACCCGCCTGGCGGCCACCGCCGAGACCGGGCAGCGTTCGCGGCTGATGCTCGACATCGCCGGGTACCGCGCGAAGCGCCGGGAGGAGCTGACCGCTCTCGGCCTTCGGTCCGCGCAGGAGGCGCTCGACGACGGCGCCCCGGTGAAGCTGCCCGCCATGAACCCGTTCGAGCGGAAGATCGTGCACGACGCGGTCGCCACCGTCGAGGGCGTCGAGTCGTCGAGCGAGGGCGAGGAGCCGCGGCGTCGCGTGGTGGTCTCCCCCGCTTCCTGA
- the rpmH gene encoding 50S ribosomal protein L34 has protein sequence MSKRTFQPNNRRRAKTHGFRLRMRTRAGRAILAARRRKGRDELSA, from the coding sequence GTGAGCAAGCGCACCTTCCAGCCCAACAACCGGCGCCGGGCCAAGACCCACGGCTTCCGTCTGCGCATGCGTACCCGCGCCGGCCGCGCCATCCTGGCCGCCCGCCGCCGCAAGGGCCGCGACGAGCTGTCGGCCTGA
- a CDS encoding MerR family transcriptional regulator has protein sequence MTLKCLCGVVDPYAQGAADRPLRTIDLSNESGYSVQQVRDLERLGVIPPAIRERNGYRTFTRVHLETLKLYRRLAEAAGPVAARRVLGMARHESRGAVFDAVARLHVVNVRARDETIGGLSAIRRMSAESEERAGSRSGSEPGGGGEVAEEQMTITEFADALGVRTSTLRFWEREGLIHPERIGSQRARLYPPGAVGEGRLVAALRAAGQGIPAVRATMTDLGRGADITTVAALLERRLDLIATRTAQLLRLGADLVELFEEIQSSGSPGGAEPPKPSDDEQNSGAASADVSRETEPSTEDRSTAHAE, from the coding sequence ATGACCTTGAAGTGCTTGTGTGGGGTTGTGGATCCGTACGCACAGGGCGCTGCAGACCGACCGCTGCGCACGATCGACCTCTCCAACGAGTCGGGGTACTCCGTGCAACAGGTCCGCGACCTCGAGAGGCTCGGGGTGATCCCACCCGCGATTCGAGAGCGAAACGGATACCGGACATTCACGCGTGTTCACCTCGAGACGCTGAAGCTGTACCGCCGACTCGCCGAGGCCGCCGGCCCGGTCGCGGCCCGGCGGGTGCTGGGAATGGCCCGTCACGAATCACGCGGTGCCGTCTTCGATGCGGTCGCCCGCCTGCACGTGGTGAATGTCCGGGCACGGGACGAGACCATCGGCGGCCTGTCGGCCATTCGCCGCATGTCCGCAGAATCCGAGGAGCGAGCGGGCTCCCGCAGCGGCAGCGAACCGGGTGGGGGAGGGGAGGTCGCAGAGGAGCAGATGACCATCACGGAGTTCGCGGATGCACTGGGCGTGCGTACCTCGACGCTACGGTTCTGGGAGCGGGAGGGCCTGATCCATCCGGAACGGATCGGCAGTCAACGTGCGCGCCTCTATCCGCCGGGGGCTGTTGGGGAAGGACGGCTGGTCGCCGCGCTCCGCGCTGCCGGGCAGGGCATCCCCGCGGTCCGGGCCACCATGACCGATCTCGGCCGGGGCGCGGACATCACGACAGTGGCCGCGCTCCTCGAGCGCCGGCTCGACTTGATCGCCACCAGAACTGCACAGCTGCTCCGACTCGGCGCAGACCTCGTTGAGCTGTTCGAAGAGATCCAGTCCTCCGGGTCTCCCGGCGGTGCCGAACCCCCGAAGCCATCGGACGACGAGCAGAACTCCGGAGCCGCGTCCGCTGATGTTTCACGTGAAACGGAGCCGAGCACGGAAGACCGCTCCACGGCACACGCCGAATGA